Within Massilia endophytica, the genomic segment CGCCCCGCCCTTGAATACCTCCATCGCTTCCCACGTCCTGAGCGCATGCACATTGTGGAATCCGGGCGCCGACAGGTCCGGCGCCGCCGCTTCACTTGCGACGAAAGCCCGGGCCTTGCCCAGCTTTCGAATCGCCGGCGCGGGCTGCGCCAGCAGCACGAGATCGGCGTCCGGCGATTCTCCCTCCGGGTCGGCCAGCACAGTGATGCCTCCGCAGCGGATGAGGGCCGTGACGGCGCCAATGAGCTGCACCTCTCCGCAGGCAGGCCTTGCGCCATCGGCGGGCAGGTCGAGGCGGTGCAGCTGGCCGGACGCGAAGGGGCAGAACAGCAGCGCCAACACGGCGAACGGGATTCTCATGGCAGGCCTCCGAAGAAGCCCCACATTTAGCATGCCGCAGCATGGGAGGGCATGAACTATATCAATCGTGCGGGTGTACAATTCCGGCTCGTCACCTCACCTCCTCCCGCCATGCCAGAAAAAATGCTCACGCCCTACGAAAAGGGCAACCAGAACCAGACGACACTTTGGACCGAGTGCATCGCCTTCTATGAAGAGCTGGCGCGCCGCTTTCCCAATGTGCTGCGTTTCGAACAGGCCGCCGTATCGGACGCCGGCATTCCCCTGCATGTGGGTGTGGTGAGCGCGGATGGCGTATTCGACCGCGAGCAGATCAAGCGCGAAGGCCGCCCTGTATTCTTCAACAATAACGGCATCCACCCCGGCGAGCCCGAAGGCATCGACGCCTGCATGGCCATCGTGCGCGACCTGTGTTTCGAGCCGGAACGCCTGGCGGCGCTGGGCAAGACCGTGCTGCTGTTCGTCCCTGTCTACAACGTGGACGGCTGCTGGAACCGCGCCAACACCTCGCGCCCGAACCAGGAAGGTCCGGAGCTGTTCGGCTTCCGCGGCAACAGCCGCCACCTGGACCTGAACCGCGACTTCATCAAGTGCGACACGCTGAATGCGCAGTTCTTCAACAAGCTGATTACCGCCTGGGACCCGGACGTGATGGTGGATACCCACACCTCGAACGGCGCGGACTACACCTACACCATGACCCTGATCCAGACCCAGCCCGACAAGCTGGGCAGCGGCCTCGGCCCCTACATGCGCAGCACCATGCTGCCGCAGATCTACCAGGACATGGAAGCGCGCGGCTGGCCCACCACGCCTTATGTGAATCCGCTGAAGGATACCCCGGACGACGGCATCGTGGACTTCCTGGAAGTGCCGCGCTTCTCCACCGGCTTCACGGCCCTGCACAACATCATCGGCTTCATGCCCGAGACGCATATGCTGAAGCCATTCCGCGACCGCTACGAATCCATGCGCACGCTGGTGGAGGTGACGATGGCGTTCACCGTGTCGCACGGCGAAGAGATCAGGCGCCTGCGCGCGGAAGCGAAAACCGCCCAGCGGCAGCAGAAGGAGTGGGCCATCAGCTGGAGCCTGGACGAGAAGAATCCGGGAAGCTTCCGCTTCAAGGGCTACGAGGCCAAGCGCCATCCATCGGTGCTGGGCAACTACACCCGTCTGTCCTACGACCGCAGCAAGCCGTGGGAGCGCGACATTCCCTACTACTGCAACTTCGTGGTGGACGTGAAGATCACGGCGCCCAAGGCCTACGTGGTGCCGCAGCAGTGGCGCGAAGTGATCGAGCGCCTGCAATGGAACGGCGTGCAGATGACGCGCGTGGAGGCGCCGCAGACCGTGCAGGCGCACTACTACCAGATCGGCGAGCTCAGTACCCGTGCCCATGCCTACGAAGGCCATATGTTCCACGACGTTGTGGACGTGGAGCAGCGCAGCGGAACCTTCACGCTGAACACCGGCGACTATATCGTCCCACTGGACCAGGACAATGCCCGCTATGCGGTGGAGACACTGGAGCCGCAGGCCCACGACAGCTTCTTCCGCTGGGGCTTCTTCAACTCCGTTCTGGAGAAGAAGGAAGCGATTTCGGACTACGTGTTCGAAGACCTGGCCGTGGAGCTGCTGCGCACCGAACCGGAGCTGAAGGCGAAGTTCGAGGCCTGGAAGGCTGCCAATCCCGAGCTGCTGTCGAACCAGGATGCGGTGCTGCACTTCATCCTCCACAATTGCGCGCGCCACGCGGAGCCTGAATGGCGCCGCTACCCGGTGCTGTCGATTCCATGCACTACGCACTAAGCCCGCGCACTTTCTTCTACAGTCATTACTTCCACCTCGGCCTGCGCTTCGGCGCGGGCCTGGTCGGAATCATCTGGTTCACCCTGCAGCTGTCCGATATGCACACCGCCATGACGGTGGGTATCGGCGCGCTGTGCACAGCCTTGATGGACCTGCCAAGTCCACTGCGCCACAAGTTCAATGAGATGTCCGCCTCGGTGCTGCTGTGCGGCGCCGTGACCTTGCTGGTCAGCCTGTGCGGGCCGTACTATTGGCTGCTGATGGCGGTGCTCGTGCTGGTGAGCTTCTTTGCCAGCATGATGGTCGTCTACGGCAAGAAGTCCATGCCCTTGCAGCTGGCGGCGCTCTTCATCATGACGATGTCGATGGAGCACCAGCTCACGCCCATGCAGTCCATTGTGCATGCGGGGCTGTTCACACTGGGCGCCGTCGCCTATCTCGCCTATGCGATGCGCGTGAGCTGGCTGCTGCGCCACCGCATCAAGCAGCAGGTGCTGGCGGAAGCGCTGTTCGAGCTGGCCGCCTATATCGACATCAAGGCCGATTTCTACGACACGCGCTACAACCTGAACGAACAGTTCAACAAGCTGGTGCGGCACCAGGCCTTGCTGGCCGACCGCCAGCAAGCCTCGCGCGACCTGATCCTGCGCGCCCACAACAACCGCAAGGACGCGATCGTGGTGCAGATCCACGTCTGCATGCTCGACCTGTACGAGCAGGTGCTGTCCACCCACACCGACTATGCCCAGCTGCGCCGGCACCTGGCCGACTCGCCTGCGCTGGCCAGCCTGCACGGTCTGGCCTACAAGGCGGCGCGCGATATCGAATCCCTCGCCTTTGCCGTCACCAGCAAGCGGGCCTCGCAGCAGAATGTGGACTACGAGCCTGAGCTGAAGCAGATCGAGGCGCAGCTGGCGGAACTGCAGGCGGCGGTGGAGGCAGGCAAACCCGTTCAGGAAGCGCTGACGGTGCTGCGCGCCCAGCGCAACAAGGTGCGCGCCATCATCAACATGATCGGCGAACTGCACGTGGCAAGCCAGCGCGCCTACGACAGCACGCCCTTCTGGAAGGACGCGGACATGCAGCCCTTCCTCTCGCAGCAGAAGTACGAGCTGAAGGTGATGCTGTCCCACTTCCGCATGGATTCGCCGATCTTCCGATTCTCGCTGCGGGTATCGATGGCGATTGCGGCGGGCCTGGCCATCGGCGCCGTGCTGCCCTACACCGCGCACAGCTACTGGATCGTGCTCACCATCGTCATCATCCTCAAGCCCAGCTTCAGCATGACGAAGCAGCGCCGCAAGGACCGCATCGTGGGCACGGTGATCGGCTGCGTCATCACGGCGGTGATACTGACCTGGTTCAACTACCCGGCCGTGATCCTTGGCGCGCTGATTCTTTCCACCGTTGCCACGCCCACCTTCGTCTACCTGCGCTACCGCTATGCGGCCATTGCCGTCAGCGTGATGATCCTGCTGCAGATGAACCTCGTGGCGGGCGGTACGATCAGCGCGGTGTCGGAGCGCCTGACCGATACCTTCATCGGCGCCGCCGTGGCCACCGTGTTCAGCTTCGTGCTGGCGAGCTGGGAGTTCCAGAGCATTCCCCGCCTCGTGCGCCGGGTGCTGGAAGCGAACCTGCGCTATATGCAGGCCAGCTTCGAGCTGCTTCAGGGCGATTGCCGCAACGACTTCCCCTACCGCATCCAGCGCAAGGGCCTGATGGACAGCCTGGCGGACCTGAGCACGGCCATGGTGCGCATGGTGGACGAACCGGCCAGCAAGCAGCGGGCGGTGGAGGATATCAACCTCTTCATCGTGCAGAACTACCTGCTGGTGGCGCATGTGGCCGCGCTGCGCGCCATCCTGCGGCGGCATGCGAAGGACATTCCCGCGGCCGAAGTGAATGCCATGCTGGCGCAGAGCCATGCGCAGGTCTGCCGCACGCTGACGGAGGCGCTGGCGCGGCATGGCGCGGCCCTGCCCGCAGCCGCGCCGCCGCAGGCTGCGGTCCTGCCTTCGGAGAACGTCGAATGGTCCGGCTGGCCGCTGGTCCAGCGCCGCATCCGCCTGCTGCAGGCGGATGCCGAAAAGATCATCGTGCACAGCGAAGCGATCGAACGCAACGTCAGCATGGAGCCCGTCTGAGGCATCAGCTACGTGCCAGCGCCGTACGCGCCGCAGCCAGATCCCAGGCGGCGCAGCCCACCGTCTTGAAGAGCACCGCTTCCGTATCGGCCATGGGCCTTGCGGCCAGCGCGGCGGCAATGCCCTGCACGCCCGCCCAGTCCACGCCCGCCAGCAGCAGATCGCCCGCCTCGTGGCGGGCGCCGTGCGGATCGTCCACGAAGACCCGGCTGGCGCGTACCGTATCCGCGCCGATCTCCGCCGCATCGGGCTTGAAAGCGCCGACTGCAATCACCAGTCTCCCTGCCTGCGCGGGATGCAGGTAGACGGGCTGCCTGCTGGTGGTGCAGGTGATGACGAGATCGGCATCCGGCGCCGGTTCCGAAAGCAGGGCCGGCGCCGCGAATGGAAAGCGCGCGCAGAAGTGCGCAGCCGCTTCGGCGCTGCGGGCCGCTACACTGAGTCGAGCCTGGGGATACAGCTCGGACAGCGCCTGCGCGTGGTTGGCCGCCTGCGTTCCCGCGCCCACGATCAGCACATGACGGGGTGCGCGGCCCAGCAGCACTTCGACGCCAAGCATCGAGAGCGCGGCCGTGCGGCGGCCCGTTACGGTGGCGCCGTCCAGCACCAGCCTCACCGTGCCATCCACTGCATCGACCACGCTCACGCGGCCGGAAATCGTGGGCAGGCCGCGCGCCGGGTTGTTCGGGACGACAGATATGAGCTTGTGCACGGCGATGTCGCGCGCCGTCGCCACCATCGACAGCAGCAGTGCGCCGTCCTGCAGCGGCTCGACCTGCCGCGCGGGACAGAGAATCGCGCCATCGGCCAGCTCTGCCACGGCGCGCCGCAGCGCCTGCACCAGCTGGGGATAAGGCAGCAGGGCTGCCGTTTGTTCGGCGTCAAACGTCGGTGTCATGGGCTCTCCGCAAGCGGTCATTTTGATATCATATTCCGCTCACCGTATTACTGCATGAAGAAGCGATGTCCGAATCCTGCCAGGACTGCGGCGCCTGCTGTGCGCACTACCGTGTGTCCTTCTACTGGGGCGAAAGCGATGCCCATCCCGGCGGCACCGTGCCGCAAGCGATGACCATTCCGATCACGCCCTACCGCATTGCCATGCGCGGCACGGAGCGCAGTTCTGTACGCTGCGTGGCGCTGGAAGGGGAAGTTGGCCACCGCGTGGGCTGCGCCATCTACCCGCAGCGCTCGGCCACCTGCCGCGAGTTCACTGCAGGGACGCCCGAATGCGACAAGGCGCGCGCCGCCTACGGCCTTGAGCCGGTCACCGTTCAGACGTGACAGACGCGGTTGCGGCCCGTTTCCTTGGCGCGGTAGAGCAGCACATCCGCCTTGCGCAGCATGGCCTCGGCGCTTCCTGCGGCGAGATCGGCGCAGACACCCATGCTCATCGTCACCCGCAAGTCGGGATGCAGCGTGTGCCAGGGATAGTTCTCGATCAGCCCGCGCAGCTTGTCGCATAGGGCGCGCGCCTGCGGGGCCGCCGTTTCAGGCAGCGCCAGCACGAATTCTTCGCCGCCATAGCGCGCAACAAGGTCGCTCAGGCGCATGTGCGTGCGCAGGATCTCTCCGATCTGCCGCAGCACGGCGTCGCCCGTCGCGTGGGTGAACTTGTCGTTGATGTGCTTGAAGTAGTCGATGTCCGCAATCACGAGGCTGAGCGGGCGCTTGTGGCGCATCGCCTGCTTGAACAGCGTGGATGCCTGCTCGTCGAAATGGCGGCGGTTGTACAACTGGGTGAGCGCATCGCGCACGCTCAGCTCGCGCAGCTGCGCCGCCTGTTCCAGAATCTTGCGGTGGGAAACCTGCAGCTCTTCGTGGCTGCGCGCCAGCTTCTCGCTCATTTCGTTGAAGGCCTTTGCCACCACGGCCACTTCGTCGCTGCCTTCGGCAGGCACCTGCTGGTGCAGCGCGCCGCCATGCATGGCGCGGATGGCGCCGGTGAGGCCCTGCAGGCGGCGGCTCAAGCCTGCGCCGAGCAGCAGGCCCAGTCCCACGGCCAGCGCGGCGGCAGCCATACCGCCCGTCAGCAGCGAAGACTGCATCGCGCGCAGATAGGCGCGATCCTGCTCGCTGGGAGCGAACTCTCCGTCCGCCACCACGTGCGCGACGGTGCGGCCGTTCACCTCGACAGGCCGCGTCGCCAGGCGCACCTGCGACGGCAGCGCGCTGCCGGGCGTGAAACGTCCAGCGCCAAGCAGCACGCGGAAATCGGCATCGGCCAGCACGAAACGGAACGGCGGTTCGGGACGCGTCGGGCGCGGACCACCGCCATGCGGAGGACGCGGACCGCCCTCGTGCGGCGGCGGACCCTCCGCCCCTGGCCCCGGGGAATCGCTGCGCAGTTGAGCCGCACCTTCACGGCGGCGCATGAAACGGTCGAACGGTTCGCGTTCGCTGGCGGTCGTCCAGTCGCCGTACTGGTTGAAGTAGGCGTTGACGCCGCTGTAGAAGTGCTCGGCCGCCTGCTCGCGGCGCAGAGCATCGAATTTGTGACTGAGGCCGAGATAGGCCAGGCCGCCTGCTACCGCCACTGCCGCGAGACCTGTCGCGAGCAAGGCAGCCATGAGCTTGAGGCGGAGAGACATACGATAACCTGTCGAAATAGCAATTGATAAATATCAAAGGATCATACCGCAAAGCAGTAGCGAAGAATCACTAATAAAGTGATTTTTGCACGGACGAGGGCCGTGGTCATACGCTTTCTGTATAACGGCCATCATGAACGGGAAGTTTGTTTATGAGGTAGCGCGTCCTATACTGCACCGCAGCAGAACTGTTTTTGAGGAGTTTGATATGACGACCGCTACCTTCACCGGCCATGCCGCAGAGCGTGGCTATCTGGGCAATGTTGCCGACGCCGCCGCGGCCCTGCTGCGCGCGCTGTTCGACGTAAGGCCTGCCGTTTCGCAGCGCAGCAGCGTACGCGACCGCGCTTCCGTGTTTGCGCTGGCGAGCCGCTTCGAGCGCCTCTCGCCGAGCCAGGCGGCGGAGCTGAGGGCGATTGCCGGCCGCGATTGATGCGGCGATAAAAAAACC encodes:
- a CDS encoding MBL fold metallo-hydrolase gives rise to the protein MRIPFAVLALLFCPFASGQLHRLDLPADGARPACGEVQLIGAVTALIRCGGITVLADPEGESPDADLVLLAQPAPAIRKLGKARAFVASEAAAPDLSAPGFHNVHALRTWEAMEVFKGGARLRITAMPGRGSTPGMMLDFSGEGSYRIYISGDALAAGDLEEIPRRFPGADLALLQRGGRRLFGVMPDRGRGARMLQLKEDAAYRFRPVKR
- a CDS encoding M14 family zinc carboxypeptidase, which gives rise to MPEKMLTPYEKGNQNQTTLWTECIAFYEELARRFPNVLRFEQAAVSDAGIPLHVGVVSADGVFDREQIKREGRPVFFNNNGIHPGEPEGIDACMAIVRDLCFEPERLAALGKTVLLFVPVYNVDGCWNRANTSRPNQEGPELFGFRGNSRHLDLNRDFIKCDTLNAQFFNKLITAWDPDVMVDTHTSNGADYTYTMTLIQTQPDKLGSGLGPYMRSTMLPQIYQDMEARGWPTTPYVNPLKDTPDDGIVDFLEVPRFSTGFTALHNIIGFMPETHMLKPFRDRYESMRTLVEVTMAFTVSHGEEIRRLRAEAKTAQRQQKEWAISWSLDEKNPGSFRFKGYEAKRHPSVLGNYTRLSYDRSKPWERDIPYYCNFVVDVKITAPKAYVVPQQWREVIERLQWNGVQMTRVEAPQTVQAHYYQIGELSTRAHAYEGHMFHDVVDVEQRSGTFTLNTGDYIVPLDQDNARYAVETLEPQAHDSFFRWGFFNSVLEKKEAISDYVFEDLAVELLRTEPELKAKFEAWKAANPELLSNQDAVLHFILHNCARHAEPEWRRYPVLSIPCTTH
- a CDS encoding FUSC family protein; this translates as MHYALSPRTFFYSHYFHLGLRFGAGLVGIIWFTLQLSDMHTAMTVGIGALCTALMDLPSPLRHKFNEMSASVLLCGAVTLLVSLCGPYYWLLMAVLVLVSFFASMMVVYGKKSMPLQLAALFIMTMSMEHQLTPMQSIVHAGLFTLGAVAYLAYAMRVSWLLRHRIKQQVLAEALFELAAYIDIKADFYDTRYNLNEQFNKLVRHQALLADRQQASRDLILRAHNNRKDAIVVQIHVCMLDLYEQVLSTHTDYAQLRRHLADSPALASLHGLAYKAARDIESLAFAVTSKRASQQNVDYEPELKQIEAQLAELQAAVEAGKPVQEALTVLRAQRNKVRAIINMIGELHVASQRAYDSTPFWKDADMQPFLSQQKYELKVMLSHFRMDSPIFRFSLRVSMAIAAGLAIGAVLPYTAHSYWIVLTIVIILKPSFSMTKQRRKDRIVGTVIGCVITAVILTWFNYPAVILGALILSTVATPTFVYLRYRYAAIAVSVMILLQMNLVAGGTISAVSERLTDTFIGAAVATVFSFVLASWEFQSIPRLVRRVLEANLRYMQASFELLQGDCRNDFPYRIQRKGLMDSLADLSTAMVRMVDEPASKQRAVEDINLFIVQNYLLVAHVAALRAILRRHAKDIPAAEVNAMLAQSHAQVCRTLTEALARHGAALPAAAPPQAAVLPSENVEWSGWPLVQRRIRLLQADAEKIIVHSEAIERNVSMEPV
- the lhpI gene encoding bifunctional Delta(1)-pyrroline-2-carboxylate/Delta(1)-piperideine-2-carboxylate reductase, which codes for MTPTFDAEQTAALLPYPQLVQALRRAVAELADGAILCPARQVEPLQDGALLLSMVATARDIAVHKLISVVPNNPARGLPTISGRVSVVDAVDGTVRLVLDGATVTGRRTAALSMLGVEVLLGRAPRHVLIVGAGTQAANHAQALSELYPQARLSVAARSAEAAAHFCARFPFAAPALLSEPAPDADLVITCTTSRQPVYLHPAQAGRLVIAVGAFKPDAAEIGADTVRASRVFVDDPHGARHEAGDLLLAGVDWAGVQGIAAALAARPMADTEAVLFKTVGCAAWDLAAARTALARS
- a CDS encoding YkgJ family cysteine cluster protein, yielding MSESCQDCGACCAHYRVSFYWGESDAHPGGTVPQAMTIPITPYRIAMRGTERSSVRCVALEGEVGHRVGCAIYPQRSATCREFTAGTPECDKARAAYGLEPVTVQT
- a CDS encoding GGDEF domain-containing protein, which gives rise to MSLRLKLMAALLATGLAAVAVAGGLAYLGLSHKFDALRREQAAEHFYSGVNAYFNQYGDWTTASEREPFDRFMRRREGAAQLRSDSPGPGAEGPPPHEGGPRPPHGGGPRPTRPEPPFRFVLADADFRVLLGAGRFTPGSALPSQVRLATRPVEVNGRTVAHVVADGEFAPSEQDRAYLRAMQSSLLTGGMAAAALAVGLGLLLGAGLSRRLQGLTGAIRAMHGGALHQQVPAEGSDEVAVVAKAFNEMSEKLARSHEELQVSHRKILEQAAQLRELSVRDALTQLYNRRHFDEQASTLFKQAMRHKRPLSLVIADIDYFKHINDKFTHATGDAVLRQIGEILRTHMRLSDLVARYGGEEFVLALPETAAPQARALCDKLRGLIENYPWHTLHPDLRVTMSMGVCADLAAGSAEAMLRKADVLLYRAKETGRNRVCHV